A stretch of the Prochlorococcus marinus str. MIT 0918 genome encodes the following:
- a CDS encoding UPF0104 family protein: protein MSKLIDKNINLKSLFTLLSLSFLSYSVLINFDKLIKTELNESIIIYLTLSLIVSSLSLFLNALAWNYLMIWLGFDIDNLKIVPLYLDTNLLKYLPGGIWHFIERYRSLKIYIGSVKALIAVVLEPFLMLSSALFLVPFSHLNNLFYFIFFFPSALLFRELHTALIVQLVSFKFHQFKKLDNKLSLGEESLSLIRPQAIYPIKAFLIEVGFVLLRFIGFWLCLHAFSLSNQIHFIECLSLFSLSWVIGLVVPSAPGGVGIFESSILLFSGNSLPNELTLLTLISYRLIVSLADIIASIFIRSNNLKFS from the coding sequence TTGTCAAAATTAATTGATAAGAATATTAACCTTAAATCTCTCTTTACGCTATTAAGTTTATCCTTTTTAAGTTATTCAGTTTTAATTAATTTTGATAAATTAATTAAAACTGAATTAAATGAATCTATTATCATTTACTTAACTCTTTCTCTAATTGTTAGCTCTTTAAGCTTGTTTTTAAATGCTTTGGCATGGAATTACTTGATGATTTGGTTGGGATTTGATATTGACAATCTAAAAATAGTACCATTATATTTAGATACAAATCTTTTAAAATATTTACCAGGTGGTATTTGGCATTTTATAGAGAGATATCGTTCTCTTAAGATCTATATTGGTTCTGTTAAAGCTTTGATTGCAGTTGTTTTAGAACCATTCTTAATGCTTTCTTCGGCTTTATTTTTAGTGCCTTTTTCTCATTTAAATAATCTTTTTTATTTTATATTCTTTTTCCCTTCAGCTTTACTTTTTAGAGAATTACATACAGCTTTAATTGTTCAATTAGTTTCTTTTAAATTTCATCAATTTAAGAAATTAGATAACAAACTTTCCTTGGGAGAAGAATCACTCTCCTTAATCAGGCCTCAAGCCATCTATCCAATTAAGGCTTTTTTGATAGAAGTTGGATTTGTTTTATTACGCTTCATTGGTTTTTGGCTTTGTCTTCATGCCTTCTCCCTTTCAAATCAAATTCATTTTATAGAATGCCTGTCTTTATTCTCATTATCTTGGGTAATTGGTTTAGTAGTTCCCTCTGCACCTGGAGGTGTAGGTATATTCGAGTCCTCTATCTTATTGTTTTCTGGAAATTCTTTACCTAATGAATTGACTCTGTTAACGTTAATATCTTATAGATTAATAGTTAGCCTTGCTGATATCATAGCATCAATATTTATTCGATCTAATAATTTAAAATTCTCATAA
- a CDS encoding ABC transporter permease has product MTKLKVGNNRKFLDFFSVFLFFIILWPILGLLVEGLNGLRSGSLDLGRDGFNQIKGTSLLLLLTGIFGGSLGTINGWILANCRFKGRKLLRLAQLLPLACPAYLLSAIVIDLGSIYGVRIHGMGWGVLIMALTTYPYVFLLSTESFAKCGQSQLEACRSLGIGPWKSFQRIALPMAIPAIGAGIALMSMEVINELGAVQLLNIPSISAGIFENWIAKNNPSGAIALAFIALIIVLILVLYEKKLRQRSRRWSEGVTGGEAPQWYLKGVRKLLAQTIVLAPPLFTLGIPLYWTIINSGQIRQGLNIELLQLTMRSLVLGLIAAFITTFIALFLAISKRWNKSKLVNSISFLSGIGYAIPGAVIALALLSFGNSTWNFPPIMLLIWGYSTRFLAVSKQGIDAALERINPNIDEAALSLGEKWLGVLRRIHLPLLKGPLIVGSLLVFVDTIKELPLTFILRPFDFDTLSVRIFQYAGDERMAESIIPSLLVLLLGLIASIALIPSLDYKKK; this is encoded by the coding sequence TTGACTAAGTTAAAGGTAGGAAACAACCGAAAGTTTCTAGATTTTTTCTCAGTATTTCTTTTTTTTATTATTCTTTGGCCTATTTTAGGTCTCTTAGTAGAAGGCCTTAATGGATTAAGATCTGGTTCTTTAGATTTAGGGAGAGATGGATTCAACCAAATAAAAGGAACTTCATTATTACTTCTTTTAACAGGAATATTTGGTGGAAGTCTTGGAACAATAAATGGGTGGATATTAGCTAATTGCAGATTTAAAGGAAGAAAATTACTTAGGCTTGCACAACTTTTACCTTTAGCATGTCCTGCTTATCTTTTATCAGCAATAGTAATAGATCTTGGAAGCATTTATGGAGTACGTATTCATGGCATGGGATGGGGTGTTTTGATTATGGCTTTAACCACTTATCCATATGTTTTTCTTCTAAGTACAGAAAGTTTTGCAAAATGCGGACAAAGTCAATTAGAAGCTTGTCGAAGCCTTGGGATAGGCCCATGGAAAAGTTTTCAACGAATCGCTCTACCAATGGCAATACCTGCAATAGGTGCAGGTATTGCATTAATGAGCATGGAAGTTATTAACGAACTTGGCGCCGTACAACTCTTAAACATACCAAGTATCTCAGCTGGAATTTTTGAAAATTGGATTGCAAAAAACAATCCTTCTGGAGCTATAGCACTTGCATTCATTGCACTAATAATTGTCCTTATTCTTGTCCTATACGAAAAAAAGTTAAGGCAAAGAAGTCGTAGATGGAGTGAAGGAGTTACAGGAGGGGAAGCACCTCAATGGTATTTAAAAGGTGTAAGAAAACTACTTGCACAAACAATTGTTCTTGCCCCTCCATTATTTACTTTAGGAATACCTTTATATTGGACAATCATTAACTCAGGACAAATAAGACAAGGACTGAATATAGAACTACTTCAATTAACAATGCGTAGTTTAGTTCTTGGGTTAATAGCAGCATTTATCACAACATTTATTGCTCTCTTTTTAGCAATTTCTAAAAGGTGGAATAAAAGTAAATTGGTCAATTCAATATCATTTCTTTCTGGAATTGGATACGCTATACCAGGCGCAGTAATAGCATTAGCACTTTTATCCTTTGGAAATTCTACATGGAATTTCCCACCTATAATGCTATTAATATGGGGATATTCGACTAGATTCTTAGCAGTTTCCAAACAAGGTATTGATGCTGCTTTGGAAAGAATTAATCCTAATATTGATGAAGCCGCTCTAAGCCTAGGAGAAAAATGGCTTGGAGTTTTAAGAAGAATCCATTTACCACTACTAAAAGGACCTTTAATTGTTGGGTCACTCTTGGTTTTTGTAGATACAATTAAAGAATTACCTCTCACATTTATTCTGAGACCTTTTGATTTTGATACACTTTCTGTAAGAATTTTTCAATATGCAGGAGATGAAAGAATGGCCGAATCTATTATTCCTAGTCTATTAGTTCTCCTATTAGGCTTAATAGCATCTATTGCCTTAATTCCAAGTCTAGACTACAAAAAAAAATAA
- a CDS encoding 4a-hydroxytetrahydrobiopterin dehydratase, giving the protein MERKLLSPEQIQSSIKEIPQWTLSGLKLNRKFKFKNFIEAFSFMTQVALICESYCHHPEWSNNYSVVEINLTTHDLGGISNLDFNLAKKINDI; this is encoded by the coding sequence ATGGAAAGAAAACTTTTATCTCCTGAACAAATTCAATCTTCTATTAAGGAAATTCCTCAATGGACTTTATCTGGCTTGAAGCTTAATAGAAAATTTAAATTTAAAAATTTTATTGAAGCTTTTAGCTTTATGACTCAAGTTGCTTTAATTTGCGAATCATATTGTCACCACCCAGAATGGAGTAATAACTATTCTGTTGTTGAAATAAATCTAACAACACATGATTTAGGTGGTATAAGTAATCTGGATTTTAATCTTGCTAAAAAAATCAATGATATTTAA
- a CDS encoding secondary thiamine-phosphate synthase enzyme YjbQ: protein MEQFLNEISVNTKGEGFIDITSNINNWIKEKNIIQGILVISTKHTSCSLIINENADPRVLEDLSNYMKSIVPERSFKPINGKGDIQEYLHSEEGVDDMPAHIRTTLTSTNLSLSINNSRLDLGTWQAIYLWEHRYSRNIRKINLHSICEAEKTINSCSKDNLSSVMVKTNASKLNKIVMSNQNQTESFQNDSLNTNLDLLVDRIHDIASLQEELE, encoded by the coding sequence GTGGAACAGTTCCTCAATGAAATCTCAGTTAATACAAAAGGAGAAGGTTTTATAGACATAACTTCTAATATCAATAATTGGATAAAAGAAAAGAACATTATTCAAGGTATATTAGTTATATCAACAAAACATACCAGTTGTAGTCTAATTATTAATGAAAATGCTGATCCTAGAGTTTTAGAGGACCTTTCAAATTACATGAAGTCAATAGTACCTGAAAGAAGTTTCAAGCCTATTAATGGGAAAGGTGATATACAAGAATACCTTCATTCAGAAGAAGGTGTTGATGACATGCCAGCTCATATAAGAACAACTCTTACTTCTACTAACTTAAGTTTAAGCATTAATAATTCAAGGCTAGATCTAGGAACTTGGCAAGCAATTTATCTTTGGGAACATAGATATTCTAGAAATATTAGAAAAATAAATCTCCATTCAATATGTGAAGCAGAAAAAACAATCAACTCTTGTTCAAAAGACAACTTGAGCTCAGTTATGGTAAAAACAAATGCTTCAAAGCTAAATAAAATTGTTATGAGCAATCAGAATCAGACTGAATCTTTTCAAAATGATTCCTTGAACACAAACTTAGACCTATTAGTAGATAGAATTCATGATATAGCTAGTCTGCAGGAAGAATTGGAATAA
- a CDS encoding carboxypeptidase M32 — MANSTWQRLGEYLRETQLLGSIHSTLYWDQNTTMPSSGASWRGEQLSFLAKKIHARQSSDDFENLINEAKEEIKCELQLDEINSVEMKKNIELLELELTRQKKLDPDLVVQIAIAQTNGYSLWQEAKSKKDFSIFAPALKILINLRQEQASQLNESRSCWESLAQPFEPDLTIDRLNELFNPLRKRLPEIVNSAKSFSSKKNIKWDLDEISQKKLCEMLLKEWGRDKSITSVGRSPHPFSITLGPKDFRLTTRVVAGQPFSCFLATAHEWGHSLYEQGLPSQSHQWFAWPLGQATSMALHESQSLFWENRVARSRAFSKRFWPYFVKAGVPFNDYLDVWKALNPLSPGLNRVEADEFSYGIHILIRTDLEIALLQEGLDVRDLPHEWKMSYKNLLGVTPTNDSEGCLQDVHWSEGAFGYFPSYLLGHLISAQLSEAMSDALRRDATHEENPLELCIQKGQESMLLDWLRNEVHHYGRKVNAEQLVKKVTGRALSSNPFLNYLENKLKILTTTS; from the coding sequence TTGGCTAATAGTACTTGGCAGAGATTAGGTGAATATCTTCGGGAAACTCAATTGCTGGGATCTATTCACAGCACTCTTTATTGGGATCAGAATACAACCATGCCTTCGTCTGGGGCTTCATGGCGAGGAGAGCAACTCAGCTTCCTAGCAAAAAAAATACATGCTAGGCAAAGTAGTGATGATTTTGAAAATTTAATTAATGAGGCTAAAGAAGAGATTAAATGTGAGTTGCAATTAGATGAAATAAATTCAGTTGAAATGAAAAAAAATATAGAACTTTTAGAATTAGAACTTACTCGTCAGAAAAAACTTGATCCCGATTTGGTTGTTCAAATTGCTATTGCACAAACTAATGGATACTCTCTTTGGCAGGAGGCTAAATCTAAAAAAGATTTCAGCATATTTGCACCTGCATTAAAAATACTAATAAACCTTAGGCAAGAACAAGCCAGCCAGTTAAATGAATCAAGAAGTTGTTGGGAAAGCCTTGCTCAGCCATTTGAACCAGATTTAACAATCGATCGTTTGAATGAATTATTTAATCCACTTAGAAAACGCTTGCCTGAAATTGTTAACTCTGCAAAAAGTTTTTCTTCTAAAAAAAATATTAAATGGGATTTAGATGAAATATCTCAAAAGAAACTTTGTGAAATGCTGCTTAAAGAATGGGGTAGGGATAAAAGTATAACTTCAGTTGGTAGATCACCGCATCCTTTTTCTATTACTCTTGGGCCTAAAGATTTTCGTTTAACAACCCGAGTAGTTGCTGGACAACCTTTTTCTTGTTTTCTTGCTACTGCACATGAGTGGGGGCATTCCCTATATGAACAAGGCCTTCCATCGCAAAGTCATCAATGGTTTGCATGGCCATTAGGGCAAGCAACCTCGATGGCTTTACATGAAAGCCAATCTTTGTTTTGGGAAAATAGAGTTGCTCGGAGTAGGGCTTTCTCTAAACGTTTTTGGCCTTATTTTGTTAAAGCAGGAGTTCCATTTAATGATTATTTAGATGTTTGGAAAGCACTTAATCCATTGTCCCCTGGATTAAATAGAGTGGAAGCAGATGAATTTAGTTATGGCATACATATACTCATTCGTACTGATCTTGAGATTGCCTTACTTCAAGAAGGTTTAGATGTTAGGGATCTTCCTCATGAATGGAAGATGAGCTATAAGAATCTCCTTGGTGTTACACCTACAAATGATTCGGAAGGATGTTTGCAAGATGTTCATTGGAGTGAGGGGGCTTTTGGTTATTTCCCTTCATATTTACTAGGGCATTTGATTAGTGCTCAATTGTCTGAAGCTATGTCTGATGCCTTGAGGAGAGATGCAACCCATGAAGAAAACCCTCTTGAACTTTGCATTCAAAAAGGCCAAGAGTCTATGCTTTTAGATTGGTTAAGGAATGAAGTCCATCACTATGGACGTAAAGTTAATGCTGAACAATTGGTGAAAAAAGTAACTGGAAGAGCTCTTTCTAGTAATCCATTTTTGAATTATTTAGAGAATAAATTAAAGATATTAACTACTACCTCTTAA
- a CDS encoding inorganic diphosphatase has translation MANLDQAPSRIMPNLLHILPAFADEASLRVNTIVELNSNTINKYELITETGHLKLDRVGYSSLAYPFAYGCIPRTWDEDGDPLDIEIVGVTEPLIPGSIVEARIIGIMTFDDGGEVDDKVIAVIADDKRLDHITSYELLGEHWINETKYYWEHYKDLKKPGTCRVNGFFGIEKAVEIIKTCESRYLSEIDPQLIN, from the coding sequence ATGGCCAATCTTGATCAGGCTCCTAGTCGCATTATGCCAAATTTGTTGCATATTTTGCCTGCTTTTGCTGATGAAGCAAGTTTAAGAGTGAATACAATCGTTGAACTCAATTCAAATACAATTAATAAATATGAATTAATCACAGAAACAGGCCATCTCAAATTGGATCGAGTGGGTTATTCATCTTTGGCCTATCCATTTGCCTATGGATGTATTCCTAGAACTTGGGATGAAGATGGGGACCCTTTAGATATAGAGATTGTTGGAGTAACAGAACCTTTAATTCCAGGATCAATTGTTGAAGCAAGAATAATTGGAATTATGACTTTTGATGATGGAGGTGAAGTTGATGATAAGGTAATTGCTGTTATTGCAGATGACAAAAGATTAGATCACATCACAAGTTATGAATTATTAGGGGAACATTGGATTAATGAGACTAAGTATTATTGGGAACATTATAAAGATCTTAAGAAGCCAGGAACATGCAGAGTTAATGGTTTCTTTGGTATTGAAAAAGCAGTGGAAATTATTAAAACTTGCGAGAGTCGCTATCTTTCTGAAATTGATCCACAATTAATTAATTGA
- the hemC gene encoding hydroxymethylbilane synthase has product MALDQVRIASRRSQLAMVQTNWVKEELGKAFPNIDISIEAMATQGDKILDVALAKIGDKGLFTKELEAQMLVGHADIAVHSLKDLPTNLPDGLILGCITEREDPADALVVNKKNEEYELNTLPSGSIVGTSSLRRLAQLRHSYPHLLFKDVRGNVITRLEKLDAGNYDCLILAAAGLTRLGFSHRIHQLIPNEISLHAVGQGALGIECVQGNSDILKIIKSLEHQETSQRCLAERAFLKELEGGCQVPIGVNSKIEGDNLILTGMVASLDGTKLIRDQTKGLAINPETIGIDLANTLKDQGAMEILEVIFKEARI; this is encoded by the coding sequence ATGGCTCTAGATCAAGTGCGTATCGCCTCAAGACGCAGCCAGCTAGCTATGGTTCAAACTAACTGGGTTAAAGAAGAGTTAGGGAAAGCCTTCCCTAATATTGATATTTCAATAGAAGCGATGGCTACTCAAGGAGACAAAATCCTTGATGTAGCTCTTGCAAAGATTGGAGACAAAGGACTCTTCACTAAAGAACTTGAAGCACAAATGCTTGTAGGGCATGCAGATATTGCAGTTCATTCTCTCAAAGATCTCCCTACTAATCTTCCTGATGGGCTAATTCTTGGTTGCATAACAGAAAGAGAGGACCCTGCAGACGCCTTAGTAGTGAACAAAAAGAATGAAGAATATGAACTAAATACTCTCCCTTCAGGATCAATTGTTGGGACCAGTTCCCTGAGACGCCTTGCTCAACTTCGTCACAGTTATCCTCATCTTCTTTTCAAAGACGTTAGAGGCAACGTAATTACAAGATTAGAAAAGCTCGATGCAGGTAACTATGATTGCCTGATACTTGCTGCTGCAGGTCTTACAAGGCTTGGATTTAGTCATCGAATACATCAACTAATTCCAAATGAAATATCACTTCATGCAGTTGGGCAAGGGGCTCTAGGAATAGAGTGCGTACAAGGTAATTCAGATATTCTAAAAATAATCAAATCTTTAGAACATCAAGAAACTTCTCAAAGATGTCTTGCAGAAAGAGCATTTCTTAAAGAATTAGAAGGAGGTTGCCAAGTCCCTATTGGTGTTAATAGCAAAATTGAAGGCGACAACCTTATCCTCACTGGAATGGTTGCCAGTCTTGATGGGACAAAACTTATCCGTGATCAAACCAAAGGTCTTGCTATCAACCCTGAAACAATTGGTATTGACCTAGCTAATACACTTAAAGATCAAGGAGCAATGGAAATTCTTGAAGTTATATTTAAAGAAGCTCGAATATAA
- the rpoD gene encoding RNA polymerase sigma factor RpoD: MSTIITQKKAVKTAKAKLNQEKKISSTSNTNEVSKKKKKKKSSPNNSVNTATSSEINAEELDPSNQNLDLVADELLRASDSQTDTDTDLDLTSSSSEEDLNLSDQEAREKALASIKLGPKGVYTEDSIRVYLQEIGRIRLLRPDEEIELARKIADLLHLEELALQFESEHGNYPTKKEWAALVNMPMARFRRRLMLARRAKEKMVQSNLRLVVSIAKKYMNRGLSFQDLIQEGSLGLIRAAEKFDHEKGYKFSTYATWWIRQAITRAIADQSRTIRLPVHLYETISRIKKTTKVLSQEFGRKPSEEEIAESMEMTIEKLRFIAKSAQLPISLETPIGKEEDSRLGDFIESDSENPELDVAKTLLREDLEGVLATLSPRERDVLRLRYGLDDGRMKTLEEIGQIFDVTRERIRQIEAKALRKLRHPNRNGVLKEYIK; the protein is encoded by the coding sequence ATGAGCACTATTATCACCCAAAAAAAAGCTGTTAAAACTGCCAAAGCAAAATTAAATCAAGAGAAAAAGATTTCCTCTACTTCCAATACAAACGAAGTGAGCAAAAAAAAGAAAAAGAAAAAAAGCAGCCCAAACAATAGTGTTAATACTGCAACTTCATCTGAAATTAATGCTGAAGAATTAGATCCTTCAAATCAAAATTTAGACCTTGTTGCTGATGAGCTTCTTCGTGCTAGTGATAGCCAAACTGATACTGATACTGACTTAGATTTAACATCAAGCTCATCTGAGGAAGATTTAAATTTAAGTGATCAAGAAGCAAGAGAAAAAGCACTTGCGAGTATCAAGCTTGGCCCCAAAGGCGTTTATACAGAAGACTCCATTAGGGTTTATCTTCAAGAGATTGGTCGCATAAGACTACTTAGACCCGATGAAGAAATTGAACTGGCAAGAAAAATAGCAGATCTTCTTCATCTAGAAGAACTTGCTCTCCAATTTGAAAGTGAACATGGTAATTACCCTACAAAAAAAGAATGGGCCGCTTTAGTGAACATGCCAATGGCAAGGTTCCGTCGAAGGTTAATGCTTGCACGAAGGGCAAAAGAAAAAATGGTTCAATCAAACCTCCGTCTAGTTGTTTCAATCGCAAAAAAATATATGAACAGAGGTCTTTCCTTTCAAGATCTCATTCAAGAAGGAAGTCTTGGGTTAATTCGTGCTGCAGAAAAATTTGATCATGAAAAAGGGTATAAGTTTTCAACATATGCAACTTGGTGGATCCGTCAAGCAATCACAAGAGCAATTGCAGACCAAAGTCGAACAATAAGGCTCCCTGTCCATCTATATGAAACCATTTCAAGAATCAAAAAAACCACAAAAGTCCTTAGTCAAGAGTTTGGAAGAAAGCCAAGTGAAGAAGAAATTGCCGAAAGTATGGAGATGACCATTGAAAAACTTCGCTTTATAGCTAAAAGTGCTCAACTACCTATCTCACTAGAAACTCCAATAGGGAAAGAAGAAGATTCTCGTCTAGGAGATTTCATTGAATCAGATTCAGAAAACCCTGAATTAGATGTTGCCAAAACACTTCTCAGGGAAGATCTCGAAGGAGTTCTTGCTACTCTTAGCCCTAGAGAAAGAGACGTTCTTAGATTGCGTTATGGACTTGATGATGGACGAATGAAAACATTAGAAGAAATCGGGCAGATTTTTGATGTCACCCGAGAGCGCATACGCCAAATAGAGGCAAAAGCCTTAAGAAAATTACGGCACCCCAACAGAAATGGTGTGCTTAAAGAATATATAAAATAG
- the priA gene encoding replication restart helicase PriA — MGFKEIEVWLDVGREGRCFTYADGNCLGTDIGDIVLVRLKGRKMHGLVVQINEGLPGTTKETNCQTENYSLSNIDALLQKAAVEPSWREWIESTAAQCHISSFKMIKAALPSGWLGKGRKNNFEPRMLWWFFLKTSDISSEKLSPRQRALQRFLSEHKGAWQKDLLLEGFSIAFLKGCLQKGIVRRQKRCLNFQKEVGLQAINPSPDNKERSLTNEQINALDLYDKQVPGSALLLWGVTGSGKTEVYLQMAARELSKGRNCLILTPEIGLIPQLVDRFVQRFGSKVLEYHSSCSDSQKVKTWRAVLTATYPVVVVGTRSAVFLPLSPLGLIVLDEEHDSSYKQENPMPCYHARELALERAQRIGSKVVLGSATPSLSTWKRLYPNGSISLARLTTRIADKPLPTVSIVDMRQELADGNRRILSRPLIDRLAALPKLGEQAVILVPRRGYSTFLSCRSCGDVVQCPNCDVSLTVHKNRHNHQVLRCHWCDYQAAIGIKCNECGSNAFKPFGAGTQRVIEQLENELEDLRFLRFDRDTTRGRDGHRKLLSQFADGEADVLIGTQMLAKGMDLPKVTLAVVLAADGLLHRPDLFAEEQALQLFLQLAGRAGRGEKPGKVLVQTYSPEHPVIQHLIDGSYENFLKKEAELRRNAGMVPYSRACLLRLSGESSSLTATSATALAEYIKPLCHKTGWILLGPSPSLVERVAGKSRWQLLLHGPELSALPLPCLDDLYKCLPKDISLSIDPDPIQL, encoded by the coding sequence ATGGGCTTTAAAGAAATAGAAGTTTGGCTAGATGTAGGAAGGGAAGGCCGTTGCTTTACTTATGCTGATGGGAATTGTTTAGGGACAGATATTGGGGACATAGTTCTTGTGCGATTAAAAGGGAGAAAAATGCATGGACTTGTCGTTCAAATTAATGAAGGACTTCCTGGTACAACAAAAGAAACTAATTGTCAGACTGAAAATTATTCCTTAAGCAATATTGATGCGCTTTTGCAGAAAGCCGCAGTAGAACCGTCTTGGCGTGAATGGATTGAATCGACAGCAGCTCAATGTCACATCAGTTCATTCAAAATGATTAAAGCAGCTTTGCCTTCTGGCTGGCTAGGGAAAGGGAGGAAAAATAATTTTGAGCCTCGAATGTTGTGGTGGTTTTTTTTAAAAACTTCAGATATTTCTTCAGAAAAACTTTCCCCTAGACAAAGAGCCCTTCAACGGTTCCTATCTGAACATAAAGGTGCTTGGCAGAAAGACCTTCTTTTAGAAGGCTTTTCCATAGCATTTTTAAAAGGTTGTTTGCAAAAGGGGATAGTAAGGCGTCAGAAACGTTGTTTGAATTTCCAAAAAGAGGTTGGCCTGCAAGCAATTAATCCTTCCCCAGATAATAAAGAACGCTCCCTTACTAATGAACAGATCAATGCTTTAGATCTTTATGACAAACAAGTACCAGGTTCAGCACTACTTCTATGGGGTGTCACAGGTTCAGGTAAGACAGAAGTCTACTTACAGATGGCAGCAAGAGAATTATCTAAAGGAAGAAATTGTTTAATTTTGACTCCGGAAATAGGACTAATACCTCAACTTGTTGATCGCTTTGTACAACGCTTCGGGTCTAAAGTTTTGGAATATCACAGTAGCTGCTCAGATAGTCAAAAGGTTAAAACTTGGCGTGCTGTCTTAACAGCTACTTACCCAGTAGTAGTAGTAGGAACACGTTCAGCAGTCTTTCTCCCTCTATCTCCTTTAGGATTAATCGTTCTTGATGAAGAACATGATAGCTCTTATAAACAAGAAAACCCAATGCCTTGTTATCATGCTAGGGAGCTTGCCTTGGAACGTGCGCAAAGAATTGGTTCAAAAGTCGTTTTAGGAAGTGCTACTCCTTCACTATCTACCTGGAAAAGGCTCTACCCTAATGGATCTATTTCTTTAGCTCGGTTAACCACTCGAATAGCAGATAAGCCTTTGCCTACGGTCTCTATTGTAGATATGAGACAGGAATTGGCTGATGGAAATAGACGAATTCTAAGCAGACCTTTAATTGACCGCCTTGCGGCCTTGCCAAAATTGGGTGAACAAGCTGTGATTTTGGTGCCAAGGAGAGGTTATAGTACTTTCCTAAGTTGTCGTAGTTGTGGCGATGTCGTTCAATGTCCAAATTGTGATGTATCATTAACTGTTCATAAAAATAGACATAATCATCAGGTCTTGAGATGTCATTGGTGTGATTATCAAGCAGCTATAGGAATTAAATGTAATGAATGTGGCTCAAATGCTTTTAAACCATTTGGAGCAGGGACTCAACGTGTAATAGAACAACTCGAGAATGAGCTTGAAGACTTAAGGTTCTTAAGATTTGATAGAGATACTACCCGGGGCCGTGATGGACATAGAAAGCTGCTTTCACAGTTCGCAGATGGAGAAGCAGATGTTCTGATTGGGACTCAAATGCTTGCTAAAGGCATGGATTTGCCAAAGGTTACTCTGGCTGTTGTACTGGCTGCTGATGGCTTATTGCATCGTCCAGATTTATTTGCTGAAGAACAAGCATTGCAGCTGTTTTTACAACTTGCAGGTCGTGCTGGCCGAGGTGAAAAACCTGGGAAAGTCCTTGTACAGACTTACTCTCCAGAACACCCAGTGATTCAACATCTGATAGATGGGAGTTATGAAAATTTTTTAAAAAAAGAAGCTGAGTTAAGACGTAATGCTGGAATGGTTCCATATAGCAGAGCATGTTTACTTAGGCTGTCAGGTGAATCTTCTTCTTTGACAGCTACATCTGCAACAGCATTAGCAGAATATATTAAACCTTTATGTCACAAAACTGGTTGGATTCTTTTAGGTCCTTCTCCTTCATTAGTCGAAAGAGTTGCAGGTAAAAGCCGTTGGCAACTTTTATTGCACGGTCCCGAATTGAGTGCATTACCGTTGCCTTGTTTGGATGATTTGTATAAATGTCTTCCTAAAGATATAAGCTTGTCTATTGATCCAGACCCTATTCAATTATAA